The following are encoded together in the Gilvimarinus sp. DA14 genome:
- a CDS encoding BolA family protein codes for MQAEQIQALIESAIADSQAQVQIEGNHVHVRVVSPAFAGVSPVKKQQMVYAVLNDKIATGEIHAVHMQTLTPEQAAQ; via the coding sequence ATGCAAGCCGAACAAATTCAGGCGCTGATTGAAAGCGCTATTGCCGATAGTCAAGCTCAAGTGCAAATTGAGGGCAATCACGTCCATGTGCGTGTCGTTAGCCCCGCGTTTGCCGGTGTTAGCCCGGTCAAAAAACAGCAAATGGTGTATGCCGTACTGAATGACAAAATCGCCACTGGTGAGATTCATGCCGTACATATGCAAACCCTGACTCCGGAACAAGCGGCGCAATAG